In Symphalangus syndactylus isolate Jambi chromosome 14, NHGRI_mSymSyn1-v2.1_pri, whole genome shotgun sequence, one DNA window encodes the following:
- the MCEE gene encoding methylmalonyl-CoA epimerase, mitochondrial isoform X3 — translation MLLRRNQKGEQVLQKQQLLVGRTPSMTSFLLGTLKELHTLMIDSLGKSTTSNRSYILQELNADKGLFSRLRAPIPTVRASSTSQPLDQVAGSVWNLGRLNHVAIAVPDLEKAAAFYKNILGAQVSEVVPLPEHGVSVVFVNLGNTKMELLHPLGRDSPIAGFLQKNKAGGMHHICIEVTGQNQDKLSDADKYQKKKEKANSW, via the exons ATGCT ACTGAGGAGGAACCAGAAAGGAGAGCAAGTTCTACAAAAACAACAACTACTAGTCGGCCGAACTCCAAGCATGACCAGCTTTCTGTTAGGAACACTCAAAG AACTGCACACTTTAATGATTGACAGTTTGGGAAAAAGTACGACTTCCAACAGGTCATACATACTGCAAGAACTCAATGCAGATAAAG GGCTTTTTTCCAGACTGCGAGCTCCCATTCCAACAGTAAGAGCTTCTTCCACATCACAGCCCTTGGATCAAGTGGCGGGTTCTGTGTGGAACCTGGGTCGACTCAACCACGTAGCCATAGCAGTGCCAGATTTGGAAAAGGCTGCAGCATTTTATAAGAATATTCTGGGGGCCCAGGTAAGTGAAGTGGTCCCTCTTCCTGAACATGGAGTATCTGTTGTTTTTGTCAACCTGGGAAATACCAAGATGGAACTGCTTCATCCACTGGGACGTGACAGTCCAATTGCAGGTTTTCTGCAGAAAAACAAGGCTGGAGGAATGCATCACATCTGCATCgag GTGACAGGGCAAAATCAAGATAAACTCTCAGACGcagataaataccaaaaaaagaaagaaaaagcaaatagctGGTAA
- the MCEE gene encoding methylmalonyl-CoA epimerase, mitochondrial isoform X5, with protein sequence MLLRRNQKGEQVLQKQQLLVGRTPSMTSFLLGTLKELHTLMIDSLGKSTTSNRSYILQELNADKGLFSRLRAPIPTVRASSTSQPLDQVAGSVWNLGRLNHVAIAVPDLEKAAAFYKNILGAQVSEVVPLPEHGVSVVFVNLGNTKMELLHPLGRDSPIAGFLQKNKAGGMHHICIEEYSCFHCHKAIRRNK encoded by the exons ATGCT ACTGAGGAGGAACCAGAAAGGAGAGCAAGTTCTACAAAAACAACAACTACTAGTCGGCCGAACTCCAAGCATGACCAGCTTTCTGTTAGGAACACTCAAAG AACTGCACACTTTAATGATTGACAGTTTGGGAAAAAGTACGACTTCCAACAGGTCATACATACTGCAAGAACTCAATGCAGATAAAG GGCTTTTTTCCAGACTGCGAGCTCCCATTCCAACAGTAAGAGCTTCTTCCACATCACAGCCCTTGGATCAAGTGGCGGGTTCTGTGTGGAACCTGGGTCGACTCAACCACGTAGCCATAGCAGTGCCAGATTTGGAAAAGGCTGCAGCATTTTATAAGAATATTCTGGGGGCCCAGGTAAGTGAAGTGGTCCCTCTTCCTGAACATGGAGTATCTGTTGTTTTTGTCAACCTGGGAAATACCAAGATGGAACTGCTTCATCCACTGGGACGTGACAGTCCAATTGCAGGTTTTCTGCAGAAAAACAAGGCTGGAGGAATGCATCACATCTGCATCgag GAATACAGCTGTTTTCACTGTCACAAGGCAATTaggagaaacaaatga
- the MCEE gene encoding methylmalonyl-CoA epimerase, mitochondrial isoform X8 has product MLLRRNQKGEQVLQKQQLLVGRTPSMTSFLLGTLKGLFSRLRAPIPTVRASSTSQPLDQVAGSVWNLGRLNHVAIAVPDLEKAAAFYKNILGAQVSEVVPLPEHGVSVVFVNLGNTKMELLHPLGRDSPIAGFLQKNKAGGMHHICIEEYSCFHCHKAIRRNK; this is encoded by the exons ATGCT ACTGAGGAGGAACCAGAAAGGAGAGCAAGTTCTACAAAAACAACAACTACTAGTCGGCCGAACTCCAAGCATGACCAGCTTTCTGTTAGGAACACTCAAAG GGCTTTTTTCCAGACTGCGAGCTCCCATTCCAACAGTAAGAGCTTCTTCCACATCACAGCCCTTGGATCAAGTGGCGGGTTCTGTGTGGAACCTGGGTCGACTCAACCACGTAGCCATAGCAGTGCCAGATTTGGAAAAGGCTGCAGCATTTTATAAGAATATTCTGGGGGCCCAGGTAAGTGAAGTGGTCCCTCTTCCTGAACATGGAGTATCTGTTGTTTTTGTCAACCTGGGAAATACCAAGATGGAACTGCTTCATCCACTGGGACGTGACAGTCCAATTGCAGGTTTTCTGCAGAAAAACAAGGCTGGAGGAATGCATCACATCTGCATCgag GAATACAGCTGTTTTCACTGTCACAAGGCAATTaggagaaacaaatga